One segment of Chionomys nivalis chromosome 3, mChiNiv1.1, whole genome shotgun sequence DNA contains the following:
- the LOC130871143 gene encoding torsin-1A-interacting protein 2-like, whose product MFSDNSHCPDCGQQWFPSLELGHWLYQTELVENECYQVFLDRINRADYCPECYPDNPANRSLVLPWSFPLEWAPQNLTRWTFEKACHPFLLGPPLVRKKIHDSRVAGFNPALQLILSRTDKTLNKTLDQSK is encoded by the coding sequence ATGTTCTCCGATAATTCACACTGCCCTGATTGTGGGCAACAGTGGTTCCCTAGTTTAGAACTAGGGCATTGGTTATACCAAACTGAACTTGTTGAAAATGAATGTTACCAAGTGTTCTTAGACCGTATTAACAGAGCTGACTATTGCCCTGAATGTTATCCCGACAATCCTGCTAATAGAAGCCTTGTTCTGCCTTGGTCTTTCCCACTTGAGTGGGCACCTCAAAATCTCACTAGGTGGACCTTTGAGAAAGCTTGCCATCCATTTCTTCTGGGTCCTCCACTGGTTAGAAAAAAGATACATGACTCCAGAGTAGCTGGTTTTAATCCTGCATTACAATTAATCTTGTCCAGAACAGACAAAACCTTAAACAAAACACTTGACCAAAGCAAATGA